A single region of the Gephyromycinifex aptenodytis genome encodes:
- a CDS encoding SRPBCC family protein encodes MTDEKKITVQRSIDAPAKEIFEVLSNPERHAEIDGSGMIVSDHKTDRISAVGQVFTMNMHAEHRGGDYQTDNHVVGYDENKLLAWKTAPAGEEPKGVQWVYELTPNGADSTDVSLTYDWSAVTDKEVLKRVSFPLVEEEALEATLAKLASVVAS; translated from the coding sequence TCCAGCGCTCTATCGACGCCCCCGCCAAGGAGATCTTCGAGGTGCTCTCCAACCCGGAGCGGCACGCCGAGATCGACGGCTCCGGCATGATCGTCTCCGACCACAAGACCGACCGCATCAGCGCCGTCGGACAGGTCTTCACGATGAACATGCACGCCGAGCACCGAGGCGGGGATTACCAGACCGACAACCACGTCGTCGGGTACGACGAGAACAAGCTGCTCGCCTGGAAGACCGCTCCCGCCGGCGAGGAGCCCAAGGGAGTGCAGTGGGTGTACGAGTTGACCCCCAACGGCGCCGACTCCACCGACGTGTCGCTGACCTACGACTGGTCGGCCGTCACCGACAAGGAAGTTTTGAAGCGGGTCAGCTTCCCGCTCGTTGAGGAAGAGGCGCTGGAGGCCACTCTGGCCAAGCTGGCCTCCGTCGTCGCCAGCTGA